A part of Limihaloglobus sulfuriphilus genomic DNA contains:
- a CDS encoding prepilin-type N-terminal cleavage/methylation domain-containing protein encodes MRYANKAKGFTLIELLVVISIIALLMAILMPALGRVRRMAKTMTCAANLKQIGLYIPLYQVGNDGKVPVIGHKYLNGKGLAKWTYLSIALRDYLEGPKAMPDYMDDFESGDWSLGSGRYRVYTENYVPEYFVCPYARGANGTWKRVPDGQVTIRGNTIDKYTIEGRDDSYATWVWPNNKNDDLLIGGDEDDEYGRFKHGTLTWFNSSAGRQSKAYSLLMQGTADALKQVKPADWSSDEIKARGGSGPSDVAVLFCDRGQSVWRYAPDANIDNYGSHERGGSGGTNLLFADFHVDWVDGTQMGI; translated from the coding sequence ATGCGGTACGCAAACAAAGCTAAAGGGTTTACGTTAATTGAGCTGCTTGTAGTGATTTCTATTATAGCACTGCTGATGGCAATTCTTATGCCGGCTCTGGGCAGAGTAAGAAGAATGGCGAAAACTATGACATGTGCCGCAAATCTCAAGCAGATAGGCTTGTATATACCGCTGTATCAGGTGGGCAATGACGGCAAGGTCCCGGTTATCGGGCATAAATATCTCAACGGAAAGGGGCTTGCCAAATGGACATACCTTTCAATAGCACTCCGCGATTATCTCGAGGGGCCCAAGGCGATGCCCGACTATATGGATGATTTTGAAAGCGGCGACTGGTCACTGGGCAGCGGGCGCTACAGGGTATATACAGAAAACTATGTACCTGAATATTTCGTCTGCCCCTATGCACGCGGAGCTAACGGGACATGGAAACGAGTTCCCGACGGCCAGGTAACTATCCGCGGCAACACTATTGACAAGTACACGATAGAGGGAAGAGACGATTCTTATGCGACATGGGTATGGCCCAACAACAAAAATGACGACCTGCTTATTGGCGGTGACGAGGATGATGAATATGGACGGTTTAAACACGGTACTTTAACCTGGTTTAATTCCAGTGCCGGCAGACAGTCTAAGGCCTACAGTCTTTTGATGCAGGGAACGGCTGATGCCCTGAAGCAGGTTAAGCCTGCTGATTGGTCTTCTGATGAGATCAAAGCCCGCGGCGGTTCCGGGCCCAGCGATGTTGCTGTACTGTTTTGCGACCGCGGACAGAGTGTCTGGAGATATGCACCTGATGCCAATATCGACAATTACGGCTCGCATGAACGGGGCGGCAGCGGAGGCACAAATCTGCTCTTTGCTGATTTCCATGTCGATTGGGTTGACGGCACACAGATGGGTATCTAA
- a CDS encoding MFS transporter — MNSGQLKTTTKISYGFGAISDVIMANIIFQLSGPIYVQGLHVSPVLIGLAVSIPRLWDAFTDPIMGNISDNSRFKWGRRKPFMFWGSLAAGILCALMWMPPTGLSQYGLFAYFLLISILFFTAYTVFSVPFNALGYEMTGDYDQRTSVMSYKTLMMNIGSVLLLPWAFKLCTLDIFGGDEIVGARYVGTLFGIMIFAAAVLTVLFSKENVEYAAQPKIKLLDAFKYTLSNKPFLSINVIILVTLTGVFLAFPLLFYINMAYICPGDKALTATWTGWYGTVYGTAGIILVPVINYFGQKLGKRKTLLAGLFIIIMGFISSWWLFNPDAPYLQLVFAFLVSPGLSCVFILTSSMMADVCDLDELKTGLRREGMFGAVFGFLIKLGLSLTLGLSGFILEWTGYNTEINVQSDTVSKNLRIMFALLPIALLVISFIVVWNYSLTKERMLEVRKLLDDKKADHII; from the coding sequence ATGAACAGCGGCCAGTTAAAGACAACTACGAAGATAAGTTACGGCTTCGGTGCGATATCCGATGTGATAATGGCGAATATTATTTTTCAGCTTTCCGGCCCGATATATGTTCAGGGGCTTCATGTAAGCCCGGTGCTGATTGGCCTTGCCGTCTCTATACCGCGTCTCTGGGATGCCTTTACCGACCCGATAATGGGAAATATCTCCGATAATTCCAGGTTTAAATGGGGCAGGAGAAAACCGTTTATGTTCTGGGGCTCTCTTGCGGCGGGGATTCTCTGTGCTCTAATGTGGATGCCTCCGACAGGCCTGAGCCAGTATGGGCTTTTTGCTTATTTTCTCCTAATATCGATCCTGTTTTTTACGGCTTATACAGTGTTCTCTGTGCCGTTTAATGCGCTCGGTTACGAAATGACCGGTGATTATGACCAGCGAACCAGTGTGATGAGCTATAAAACCCTGATGATGAATATCGGCTCTGTGCTGCTGCTTCCATGGGCATTTAAATTGTGTACACTCGATATCTTCGGGGGCGACGAGATTGTCGGAGCCAGATATGTGGGAACACTGTTTGGTATTATGATTTTCGCCGCGGCGGTTTTGACGGTTCTTTTTTCCAAAGAAAATGTAGAATACGCCGCACAGCCCAAAATAAAACTCTTAGATGCATTTAAATACACTCTAAGTAACAAGCCATTTTTATCTATCAATGTAATAATCCTTGTAACCTTGACGGGTGTATTTCTGGCGTTTCCGCTTCTATTTTACATCAACATGGCTTATATCTGCCCCGGCGATAAAGCATTGACGGCGACCTGGACAGGCTGGTACGGTACTGTTTACGGCACGGCGGGTATTATCCTGGTGCCGGTTATAAACTATTTCGGCCAGAAACTTGGCAAACGTAAAACCCTGCTGGCAGGCCTTTTTATCATTATTATGGGATTTATATCAAGCTGGTGGCTCTTTAATCCTGATGCGCCTTATCTACAGCTGGTATTTGCCTTTCTTGTGTCTCCCGGTCTCTCATGTGTGTTCATTTTAACCAGCTCAATGATGGCGGATGTGTGTGATCTGGATGAGCTCAAGACCGGTTTGCGAAGGGAAGGAATGTTTGGGGCAGTGTTTGGATTTCTCATAAAACTTGGGCTTTCTCTGACTCTTGGCCTTAGCGGATTTATACTTGAATGGACTGGATATAACACGGAAATAAATGTGCAGTCCGATACAGTTTCGAAAAATCTTCGAATTATGTTTGCCCTGCTGCCAATCGCACTGCTTGTTATATCGTTTATAGTTGTCTGGAACTATTCACTGACCAAAGAGCGGATGCTGGAAGTAAGAAAACTCTTAGATGATAAAAAGGCCGATCACATAATTTAA
- a CDS encoding PKD domain-containing protein, with the protein MNKTTQFLLLSILCACSAFGLTFYNFDDAGGSHLWSDTGNWEEGVISDISTGAIINTDFQASGKYCFVNNGTRAECATLWVGSNTANTLFKINGGVLETLPTGTVRIGVFADSHNSILEIAGGEAVVGSVLLPHNSAAQGCRLKLTSGTFYTRVVNISGDAAVEFKDGVLVLDGDARELVNDHIANGVYYTTYSSGYSWSVDYGLTVSGKTAVMVKHDDIPYADAGDDSQSWYVGQRVMLDGSGSFAGGGIASYQWSQLEGPVQVNILDSDAALASFDSNHKGHYRFSLHVEDELGNVDSDVIDVHIEEKVKDGIYIKFRMIQGEDQYGVSWQTKMERVLELDHVTGIKQTIYWNALEPEEGQYNWEYFDYPLELARQKGKMVSLMVKVCSVTPDWVMDKCQKFGWTHPVTGNEVSPVPWDPVYVAEMTKMVKAVAARYNGHPNLHYVSINGPSSLWGVETNFPGTMVESQAQILGYTYDKYINGWKYSIDLFLQEYPDTPVSLALHSETGGSGTAAEQLAVAQTIRDYALQRNAELKGGDNKMVLALYGLNHDARKMPGPFDGRENMTDYVALVWDVKDQCYFGLESDGIRRFQEDTPEKFLQILKNGLSYSANWMEMYYQDVWVWQTDTRYEPYIPPFKWAYGRYPYITAAGPVKNLTSGKEYDLIQHGICDSSSGDLLTVENGVYNEFIDFEGKNIHLSSGGAVINANGYGPAVIFESGENSNCSLRGFILTEGTEGVICSGGSSPVIENCTIVSNQGLGISSADSNPLIDSCIIWDNDQGSFSGGSPVYSCIEGNPLSSNGNISLDPCFADPENGNYQLKSQAGRWLPEQKKWFNDPVASPCIDGGSAMLGYSSELWPHGGRVNMGAFGGSAMASLSNDNTGIAADFNADGCVDYLDLDFIVSRWLSREFLLKADINRDGRVDLYDFSQLPEEW; encoded by the coding sequence GAGTGTGCTACTCTCTGGGTTGGCTCAAATACCGCTAATACGCTTTTCAAAATCAATGGCGGGGTACTTGAAACACTGCCGACGGGTACTGTAAGGATTGGTGTTTTCGCTGACTCGCATAACTCAATTCTCGAAATTGCCGGTGGTGAGGCAGTCGTCGGTTCGGTTTTGCTGCCTCATAACTCTGCCGCGCAGGGGTGCAGACTCAAACTAACCTCCGGCACCTTTTATACCCGTGTGGTTAATATTTCAGGTGATGCCGCGGTAGAATTTAAAGACGGCGTTCTTGTTCTCGACGGCGATGCGCGGGAGCTGGTAAACGATCATATAGCAAACGGAGTCTATTATACAACATACAGCAGCGGATACAGCTGGAGTGTTGATTACGGACTGACGGTATCCGGTAAAACGGCGGTGATGGTCAAACATGATGATATACCCTACGCCGATGCCGGTGATGATTCGCAGTCGTGGTATGTCGGCCAGAGAGTGATGCTGGATGGTTCCGGTTCATTTGCCGGCGGCGGCATTGCCTCCTATCAATGGTCGCAGCTGGAGGGCCCCGTACAGGTGAATATCCTCGATTCGGACGCGGCCCTGGCATCATTCGATTCTAATCATAAAGGCCATTACCGCTTCTCTCTGCATGTAGAGGATGAACTCGGTAATGTTGATTCAGACGTTATTGATGTGCATATCGAGGAGAAGGTAAAGGACGGTATCTACATAAAATTCAGGATGATACAGGGTGAAGATCAGTACGGGGTAAGCTGGCAGACCAAGATGGAGAGAGTTCTTGAGCTTGATCATGTTACAGGGATAAAACAGACGATATACTGGAACGCACTCGAGCCTGAAGAAGGTCAGTATAACTGGGAGTATTTTGATTACCCCCTTGAGCTGGCCCGGCAAAAGGGCAAGATGGTTTCTCTTATGGTAAAGGTCTGCTCTGTCACACCTGACTGGGTGATGGATAAATGCCAGAAGTTTGGCTGGACTCATCCGGTTACCGGCAATGAGGTTTCTCCCGTCCCCTGGGATCCGGTGTATGTCGCCGAAATGACTAAGATGGTAAAGGCTGTCGCCGCGAGATATAACGGACACCCCAACCTGCATTACGTTTCGATAAACGGGCCGTCATCGCTCTGGGGTGTTGAAACAAATTTCCCCGGGACAATGGTAGAGTCACAGGCGCAAATACTTGGCTACACGTACGATAAATATATCAATGGTTGGAAGTATTCGATAGATTTATTCCTGCAGGAGTACCCGGACACTCCGGTTTCTCTTGCACTTCACAGTGAAACCGGAGGCTCCGGCACCGCCGCAGAACAGCTGGCAGTTGCCCAGACCATCCGCGATTATGCTCTGCAGAGGAACGCCGAGCTAAAGGGCGGCGATAACAAAATGGTGCTTGCCCTGTATGGGTTGAATCATGATGCGAGAAAAATGCCCGGGCCCTTTGACGGCAGGGAGAACATGACTGATTATGTCGCTCTGGTCTGGGACGTTAAAGACCAGTGCTATTTTGGACTTGAATCAGACGGAATTCGGAGATTTCAGGAAGATACGCCCGAAAAATTCCTCCAGATACTCAAAAACGGGCTTTCGTACAGCGCCAACTGGATGGAAATGTACTATCAGGATGTCTGGGTCTGGCAGACGGATACTCGTTATGAGCCGTATATACCGCCTTTCAAATGGGCTTATGGCAGATATCCCTATATCACAGCAGCGGGTCCAGTAAAAAATCTAACCTCCGGCAAAGAATATGATTTGATTCAGCATGGAATCTGCGACAGCAGCTCAGGAGACCTTTTGACCGTAGAGAACGGTGTTTATAACGAGTTTATTGATTTTGAAGGTAAAAATATTCATCTAAGCTCCGGCGGAGCGGTAATTAACGCCAACGGATACGGCCCTGCCGTTATCTTTGAAAGCGGCGAAAATTCAAACTGCTCCCTGCGAGGCTTTATCCTCACAGAGGGAACTGAAGGCGTAATTTGCAGCGGAGGAAGCAGTCCGGTTATAGAAAACTGCACGATTGTTTCAAATCAGGGCCTGGGAATAAGCTCTGCCGATTCTAATCCCCTGATAGACAGCTGTATTATATGGGATAATGATCAGGGAAGTTTCAGCGGTGGTTCCCCTGTTTACAGCTGTATAGAAGGCAATCCGTTGTCTTCCAATGGGAATATCAGTCTGGACCCGTGTTTTGCCGACCCAGAAAACGGAAATTATCAGTTGAAATCACAGGCCGGCAGATGGCTGCCTGAGCAGAAAAAATGGTTTAATGACCCCGTTGCAAGTCCCTGTATTGATGGCGGCTCAGCCATGCTCGGCTACAGTTCTGAATTATGGCCTCACGGCGGACGCGTAAATATGGGCGCTTTTGGCGGCAGTGCTATGGCGAGTCTCTCAAACGACAATACAGGTATCGCGGCAGACTTTAATGCTGACGGGTGCGTAGATTATTTAGATCTTGATTTTATTGTCTCCCGATGGCTTTCAAGGGAGTTTCTTCTAAAAGCCGACATCAATCGTGACGGCAGGGTAGATCTTTATGATTTTTCTCAACTGCCGGAAGAATGGTGA
- a CDS encoding sulfatase-like hydrolase/transferase, with product MDRRRFLSTSLLGSLAFMAACRGTSLSRVSQKRPNFVFILVDDQRYDALGFLGKYPWLKTPNMDKLRKEGAYFKNAFVTHSICSPSRASFLTGVYSHIHGVVQNTFNDYDWQNCPSFAQILQGKDYKTGYIGKWHQGPGGHERPGFDYWLSFDGQGTYFDPQYTENGKEYQAQGYTTDILSKKAVDFIERQYENQPFALYLSHKAVHGPFLPAPRHGDTYEGIELDKPVNFDDNFETKPQWFAKNHIKGVFRSSRPGEYQDVKAMPQQWNPYFNNHYDNRSYTDYYRTLSAVDEGVGKVYKALENKGMLDDTVIIFAGDNGFFLGEHRHLDKRMMYEESIRIPLLMRYPKMVEEGKTIEELALNIDLAPTILDLAGAGIPSHMQGKSWRPLFEDKSSSWRKSFLYEYFVDLVPGIPTMVGVRTQDWKLIHYPNLDDIDEMYDLKNDPHEMHNLAMVKEYQAKKKELHKELRRLIKETGYDQNKWEIKPVRHKPARPGSGLIIERDFEQQGKPLVCDGEPVMSIENDEFPSLKGGPFTVDVIVKAKSDGIVLAKGGWNNGFAVFFQNGIPSFAYRANSSLYIADGHEPALGRRLRITGMVYNSKAHLYIDGKFVSSIPVSPYYFMAEPAENLNLGGDSGTAVLGGIMNNGITGSIYRFRLYDCRK from the coding sequence ATGGACCGACGCAGATTTCTTTCTACAAGTTTATTGGGGTCTCTGGCATTTATGGCTGCCTGCCGCGGCACTTCTTTGAGCCGTGTTTCGCAAAAGAGGCCCAACTTTGTTTTTATCCTGGTTGATGACCAGCGGTATGACGCTCTGGGCTTCTTAGGCAAATATCCCTGGCTCAAGACTCCAAATATGGATAAACTGCGCAAAGAGGGGGCGTATTTCAAAAACGCATTCGTAACACATTCTATATGCAGTCCGAGCAGGGCGAGTTTCTTAACCGGCGTTTACTCGCATATACACGGGGTTGTCCAAAATACGTTCAACGATTATGACTGGCAGAATTGCCCCTCATTCGCTCAGATTCTCCAGGGCAAGGATTACAAGACAGGGTATATCGGAAAATGGCACCAGGGCCCCGGTGGCCATGAACGCCCGGGCTTTGACTATTGGCTAAGTTTCGACGGACAGGGGACTTATTTTGACCCTCAATACACTGAAAACGGTAAGGAGTATCAAGCTCAAGGCTACACAACAGATATATTAAGTAAGAAAGCGGTGGATTTCATAGAAAGACAGTATGAAAATCAGCCGTTTGCCCTTTATCTCTCCCATAAGGCCGTGCATGGGCCGTTTTTGCCCGCCCCGCGTCATGGTGATACTTACGAGGGTATCGAGCTTGATAAGCCGGTAAACTTTGATGATAATTTCGAGACAAAGCCCCAGTGGTTCGCGAAGAATCATATAAAGGGTGTTTTCAGATCTTCCCGTCCGGGAGAATACCAGGATGTAAAGGCTATGCCGCAGCAGTGGAATCCGTATTTCAATAATCATTACGACAACCGGAGTTATACGGATTATTACCGGACACTTTCTGCGGTGGACGAGGGAGTCGGCAAAGTGTATAAGGCGTTGGAAAATAAGGGGATGCTTGACGATACGGTTATTATATTTGCCGGCGATAACGGATTCTTTCTCGGCGAGCACAGGCACCTTGATAAACGCATGATGTATGAGGAATCGATAAGAATACCGCTGCTGATGCGATACCCGAAAATGGTAGAAGAGGGTAAAACCATCGAAGAGCTTGCCCTCAATATAGATCTGGCACCAACGATTCTTGATCTGGCAGGGGCGGGGATTCCTTCGCATATGCAGGGAAAGTCATGGAGACCGCTTTTTGAAGATAAAAGCAGCTCATGGCGTAAATCATTCTTGTATGAATATTTTGTTGATCTGGTGCCGGGAATCCCGACTATGGTAGGAGTCCGGACGCAAGACTGGAAGCTGATACATTACCCGAATTTAGATGATATAGATGAAATGTACGATCTTAAAAATGATCCGCATGAAATGCACAACCTTGCAATGGTCAAAGAATATCAGGCCAAAAAGAAAGAGCTTCACAAAGAACTGCGGCGCCTGATCAAAGAGACCGGCTACGACCAGAACAAATGGGAAATTAAGCCGGTTCGGCACAAACCTGCCCGCCCCGGCAGCGGGCTCATAATTGAACGTGATTTTGAGCAGCAGGGAAAGCCTCTTGTATGCGACGGCGAGCCGGTGATGAGCATAGAGAATGACGAATTCCCATCTCTCAAGGGCGGACCGTTTACTGTCGATGTAATTGTAAAGGCAAAGAGTGACGGTATTGTGCTGGCAAAGGGCGGTTGGAACAACGGTTTTGCTGTCTTCTTCCAGAACGGCATACCCTCATTTGCATATAGGGCAAACTCCTCGCTGTATATTGCTGATGGGCATGAGCCGGCGCTGGGCCGGAGATTACGAATAACGGGGATGGTATATAACTCCAAGGCTCACCTGTATATAGATGGGAAATTTGTTTCATCTATTCCTGTCAGCCCGTATTATTTTATGGCAGAGCCTGCTGAAAATCTGAATCTCGGCGGTGACAGCGGCACGGCCGTGCTCGGGGGCATTATGAATAACGGAATAACGGGCAGCATATATCGTTTCAGGCTTTATGACTGCCGAAAGTAA
- a CDS encoding twin-arginine translocation signal domain-containing protein, with protein sequence MKNKSNSISRRNFIKHSLAAAGVGMVFPYEALSFDGKGQGSARIVKPSILHAGENTQVVIEFTVGKDGIPAGGGIWLGLHHAAIWNSDFGFWSSFQAENPKGPKFIGILGDDRANFDCKWYGWAPQESMNRAPGGPPANDWTGSTPLTYHQCLQAKVKDTPLKPGQKIMLTIGTREHPAVPPIAADKDHEFFIAVDHDGDGVFNGIGEYPKLDVKASKPDHLYASAQMTQQAGRPFELMVKAEDKYYNTATSFSGTVNIKTEQGELLLEGVKIVSGLARVKISVPHAGPQRLALTGQGLKGRSEPIMVFDKMPENRIFYGDMHGHTMVSDGCGKDAWEYYSFGRDEANLDVCALTDHWHYDWPHMQKAVKEFNEPGRFIVFLGEEAGTNFDHVNLYFLDDDAPHTDYYMNKYAQCNKLAHEQYIDNGYKVIGGPHHFAFDRGEKTYPWGEWDPAYARFAEIVSNHGTSEYDGNPNPLHTTDPEKTMQAGLAKGCRFGVIGSSDTHVSKPGRSCWLMYKGGLAAFVAPELTKKAIWDAWWNYRVYAAEFDRLYIDFSINGDMMGSEVEAVGSCEIKYRVVGADDGIEVFLIKNNQICRSDKADNGIVNVSFTDELDKDDNFYYLRAVQANGQRAWSTPVWVKSV encoded by the coding sequence ATGAAAAATAAATCAAACTCAATATCCCGCCGTAATTTCATAAAACACTCACTCGCGGCAGCCGGTGTCGGAATGGTTTTTCCCTATGAGGCTCTGAGCTTTGACGGCAAGGGCCAGGGCAGCGCCAGAATCGTTAAGCCCTCAATCCTTCATGCCGGCGAAAATACCCAGGTGGTAATAGAGTTTACAGTCGGCAAGGATGGAATTCCGGCCGGCGGAGGTATCTGGCTTGGTTTGCATCATGCCGCTATCTGGAATTCAGATTTCGGTTTCTGGTCAAGTTTTCAGGCAGAAAACCCCAAGGGCCCGAAATTTATCGGAATACTCGGCGATGACAGGGCCAATTTCGATTGCAAGTGGTACGGCTGGGCTCCTCAGGAATCCATGAACCGAGCACCCGGCGGCCCGCCCGCAAATGATTGGACAGGCTCCACGCCTCTTACATATCATCAGTGCCTCCAGGCGAAGGTTAAGGATACACCGTTAAAGCCCGGGCAGAAGATAATGCTTACCATCGGCACCCGGGAACACCCCGCAGTTCCTCCGATCGCCGCCGATAAAGATCATGAGTTCTTTATCGCTGTTGACCATGACGGCGACGGAGTGTTTAACGGTATAGGCGAATATCCTAAACTTGATGTCAAGGCTTCCAAACCTGACCATCTCTACGCGTCTGCCCAGATGACACAGCAGGCGGGCAGGCCTTTTGAGCTTATGGTAAAGGCCGAGGATAAATATTACAATACTGCAACATCTTTCAGCGGGACTGTAAATATCAAAACTGAACAGGGTGAGCTGCTGTTAGAGGGTGTTAAGATTGTCTCCGGTCTGGCAAGGGTCAAGATCAGTGTGCCCCACGCCGGTCCTCAAAGATTAGCTCTGACAGGGCAGGGCCTCAAGGGCCGCAGCGAGCCGATCATGGTTTTTGACAAAATGCCGGAAAACAGAATTTTCTACGGTGATATGCACGGCCATACCATGGTCTCTGACGGCTGCGGCAAGGATGCCTGGGAATACTACAGCTTTGGCCGCGATGAGGCAAATCTCGATGTTTGCGCTCTAACCGACCACTGGCATTATGACTGGCCGCATATGCAGAAGGCGGTAAAAGAATTCAACGAGCCGGGCAGGTTTATTGTGTTCCTCGGAGAGGAAGCGGGAACGAATTTCGACCATGTGAACCTGTATTTCCTTGATGATGATGCGCCTCATACAGATTATTACATGAACAAGTACGCCCAGTGCAATAAGCTGGCACATGAACAATATATCGACAATGGGTATAAGGTAATCGGCGGGCCGCACCATTTCGCGTTTGACCGCGGCGAAAAGACATATCCATGGGGCGAGTGGGATCCGGCTTACGCCAGATTTGCCGAGATTGTATCCAATCACGGTACATCCGAGTACGACGGCAACCCAAATCCTCTGCATACTACAGACCCCGAAAAGACAATGCAGGCAGGGCTTGCAAAGGGCTGCCGCTTTGGTGTCATAGGTTCATCAGATACACACGTCTCTAAACCCGGTCGTTCATGCTGGCTAATGTATAAGGGCGGGCTGGCGGCGTTTGTTGCGCCGGAGCTTACAAAGAAAGCTATATGGGATGCATGGTGGAACTATCGAGTCTATGCCGCGGAATTTGATCGTCTGTACATTGATTTTTCCATAAACGGCGACATGATGGGCAGCGAGGTAGAAGCCGTCGGTTCCTGTGAAATCAAATACAGGGTTGTCGGCGCAGATGATGGGATTGAAGTATTCCTTATCAAAAACAATCAGATATGCAGGTCTGACAAGGCTGATAACGGGATCGTCAATGTTTCCTTTACAGATGAGCTTGACAAGGACGATAACTTCTATTATCTGCGGGCTGTTCAGGCAAACGGCCAGCGCGCATGGTCAACGCCCGTTTGGGTTAAAAGCGTTTGA
- a CDS encoding PEP-CTERM sorting domain-containing protein: MKNLFICCMAVILAVNVSYGVSCFWNNGDSANNYWVNPGNWDNLPTSVDGAYFNSLMPGDALIKDGDSAVAQNVYISHNRHYSDGSPLVLRQTGGSLSIGGQLLLGVADANAYGKLIMEGGEINVGVAGGLSVFVGKTGRGIIEMSGGTINTVSNFDVGGAYSGSDGVFNMTGGVLNVGGALKAGRVAGAKGRIYISGGTVNATHLYHDYGWLPEGDGLVDVSGTGEIILVGQDKTKLENYIANGYLTANGNNNDAVIVEYQEGGEWYTSMTAVPEPATMLLLGLGGIVLGRKRS; the protein is encoded by the coding sequence ATGAAGAATCTATTTATTTGTTGTATGGCAGTTATTCTTGCTGTCAATGTCTCTTATGGTGTAAGTTGTTTCTGGAACAACGGCGATTCGGCTAATAATTACTGGGTCAATCCGGGCAACTGGGATAATTTGCCTACATCGGTTGATGGCGCTTACTTCAACAGTCTTATGCCCGGTGATGCTCTGATAAAGGATGGTGATTCGGCGGTTGCACAGAATGTTTACATCTCTCACAATCGGCATTACAGCGACGGCAGTCCGCTTGTCCTGAGGCAGACTGGAGGTTCGTTAAGTATTGGCGGTCAATTGCTTCTTGGTGTAGCTGATGCAAATGCCTACGGAAAGCTAATTATGGAAGGCGGAGAAATTAATGTAGGCGTAGCCGGGGGACTCAGTGTTTTTGTCGGCAAGACAGGCAGAGGCATCATCGAAATGAGCGGCGGAACAATAAATACTGTCAGCAATTTTGATGTTGGTGGCGCGTACAGTGGTTCTGATGGTGTATTCAACATGACCGGAGGCGTGTTGAATGTCGGCGGCGCACTTAAAGCCGGTAGAGTTGCCGGAGCCAAAGGCCGTATTTATATCTCGGGCGGCACTGTCAACGCGACTCACCTCTATCATGATTACGGTTGGCTTCCTGAAGGTGATGGTCTGGTAGATGTAAGCGGCACCGGCGAAATAATACTTGTAGGTCAGGATAAGACCAAACTGGAGAACTACATCGCTAACGGCTACCTGACAGCAAACGGTAATAACAACGATGCCGTTATCGTCGAATATCAGGAAGGCGGCGAGTGGTACACTTCAATGACTGCTGTCCCCGAGCCGGCAACCATGCTGCTTCTTGGACTTGGCGGAATCGTACTTGGCAGAAAACGCAGCTAA